A region of Cellulophaga sp. RHA19 DNA encodes the following proteins:
- a CDS encoding rhomboid family intramembrane serine protease, whose product MKLHPVTIVIIALNIIFTLKGLKDTSFFERYKFSIGGIKAGQKERMFTSGFLHVDISHIFFNMFTLYFFANVVIAYLGALYFVLIYVISLLAGSLLALFFHKDEPYYSAVGASGAVTGILYAAILLEPNMRLGLMFIPLPMPAYVFGIGYLLYSIYGMKKRIGNIGHTAHFGGAIGGYVTTLFFMPSLIFTDTLVVILMAIPIIVLFILDKLGKL is encoded by the coding sequence ATGAAATTACACCCAGTTACAATAGTTATTATTGCTTTAAATATAATTTTTACCTTAAAAGGGTTAAAAGACACTTCTTTTTTTGAACGTTACAAGTTTAGTATAGGTGGTATAAAGGCAGGACAAAAAGAGCGTATGTTTACCTCTGGTTTTTTACACGTAGATATTTCTCATATTTTCTTTAATATGTTTACGTTGTACTTTTTTGCTAACGTAGTAATAGCATATTTAGGTGCTCTATATTTTGTACTTATATATGTAATTAGTTTATTGGCTGGTAGTTTACTTGCTTTGTTTTTTCATAAAGATGAACCATACTACAGTGCAGTAGGGGCAAGTGGTGCTGTAACAGGTATTTTATATGCTGCAATTTTATTGGAGCCAAATATGCGTTTAGGGTTAATGTTTATACCATTACCAATGCCAGCTTACGTTTTTGGTATAGGGTATTTATTATATTCTATTTATGGGATGAAAAAACGTATAGGTAATATTGGGCATACAGCACATTTTGGTGGTGCAATAGGTGGTTATGTAACTACTTTGTTTTTTATGCCAAGTTTAATTTTTACAGATACACTTGTGGTAATTTTAATGGCAATACCAATTATAGTATTATTTATACTTGATAAATTAGGTAAACTATAG
- a CDS encoding lysophospholipid acyltransferase family protein, giving the protein MQLLVFILVYPILWVISILPHTLFYGVSNVMYFIVFRIVGYRKKVVLDNLKLAFPNKSNDELKSICVNFYKHMCDVFMEMVKTMNLSKAAVKKRFKIVNLEDLKQIEKNKSVLIVCAHYANWEWLVSINNLIDTKGYAVYQKIANKYFDKWIRNLRARWNTTPISQRDTVKTVIRNEKKGVRAIYGMVSDQSPQYSKAQHWSNFMGLNVPIHNGPETLAKKLDLAVVYAKVSKVKRGYYQVEFIPITLAGKETEKNYITEQFLRLTEEQIKEKPEYYLWTHRRWKHAGKKPKFNK; this is encoded by the coding sequence ATGCAGCTACTAGTTTTTATTTTAGTTTACCCTATACTTTGGGTTATTTCTATATTACCACACACTCTATTTTATGGGGTTTCTAACGTAATGTACTTTATTGTTTTTCGGATAGTTGGGTATCGAAAAAAAGTGGTCTTAGATAACCTAAAACTTGCTTTTCCTAATAAGTCTAATGATGAATTAAAGTCTATTTGTGTTAATTTCTACAAACATATGTGTGATGTGTTTATGGAGATGGTTAAAACGATGAACTTATCTAAAGCTGCTGTAAAAAAAAGATTTAAAATTGTAAATCTTGAAGATTTAAAACAAATAGAGAAAAATAAAAGCGTTCTAATTGTATGTGCACATTATGCTAACTGGGAGTGGCTAGTTAGTATTAATAATTTAATAGATACAAAAGGTTATGCTGTGTATCAAAAAATTGCTAATAAGTATTTTGATAAATGGATTAGAAACCTAAGAGCACGTTGGAACACTACTCCTATATCACAAAGAGATACTGTAAAAACAGTTATTAGAAATGAAAAAAAGGGAGTTAGAGCTATTTACGGAATGGTTAGCGACCAGTCTCCTCAATATTCTAAAGCTCAACACTGGAGCAATTTTATGGGATTAAACGTACCTATACATAACGGGCCGGAAACTTTGGCTAAAAAGTTAGATTTAGCAGTAGTTTACGCAAAGGTTTCTAAAGTAAAGAGAGGTTATTACCAAGTTGAATTTATACCTATTACACTAGCAGGTAAAGAAACTGAAAAAAATTATATAACAGAACAGTTTTTACGCTTAACAGAAGAGCAAATAAAAGAAAAACCAGAGTATTATTTATGGACTCACAGGCGTTGGAAGCACGCAGGAAAAAAACCTAAGTTTAATAAATAA
- the glmM gene encoding phosphoglucosamine mutase encodes MTLIKSISGIRGTIGGKPSDNLTPLDAVKFAAAYGIWLKEYAKKEKLKVVIGRDARLSGEMIQNLVVSTLVGLGIDVIDLDLSTTPTVEIAVPLEAADGGIILTASHNPKQWNALKLLNEKGEFLDAAQGAKILAIAEKEDFTFADVDDLGSILRNDSYIDIHIDEVLNLSLVDKEVIKAAKFKVVVDGVNSTGGIAIPKLLEELGVEVVKLYCDPTGHFPHNPEPLKEHLADICDLVVKEKADFGIVVDPDVDRLAFISNDGEMFGEEYTLVACADYVLSKTKGNTVSNLSSSRALRDITEKHGGTYEAAAVGEVNVVTKMKANNAVIGGEGNGGIIYPESHYGRDSLVGSALFLMLMAEKGGTVAELRASYPSYFMSKKKIQLTPGLDVDGILVAMAEKYKDEEISTIDGVKIDFAENWVHLRKSNTEPIIRIYTEAKSQTEADLLADRVIGEIKEVAGL; translated from the coding sequence ATGACACTAATCAAATCTATTTCGGGAATACGAGGAACAATAGGAGGTAAACCTTCAGATAACTTAACACCATTAGACGCAGTAAAATTTGCCGCAGCATATGGTATTTGGTTAAAGGAGTATGCTAAAAAAGAAAAATTAAAGGTAGTTATTGGTCGTGATGCTAGATTGTCTGGAGAAATGATTCAGAATTTAGTAGTATCTACATTAGTAGGTTTAGGAATAGATGTAATAGATTTAGACTTGTCTACAACGCCAACAGTAGAAATTGCTGTTCCTTTAGAAGCAGCAGATGGTGGTATTATTTTAACAGCTAGTCACAACCCAAAACAATGGAACGCTTTAAAGCTTTTAAATGAAAAAGGAGAGTTTTTAGATGCAGCACAAGGAGCAAAAATATTAGCTATAGCGGAAAAAGAAGATTTTACGTTTGCAGATGTAGATGATTTAGGCTCTATTTTAAGAAATGATTCTTATATAGATATTCATATTGATGAAGTATTAAACCTATCATTAGTAGATAAAGAAGTAATTAAAGCAGCTAAATTTAAAGTAGTTGTAGATGGTGTAAACTCTACAGGTGGTATTGCAATTCCTAAATTGTTAGAAGAATTAGGAGTAGAAGTTGTAAAATTATATTGTGATCCTACAGGTCATTTTCCTCATAACCCAGAACCATTAAAAGAGCATTTAGCAGATATTTGTGATTTGGTAGTTAAGGAAAAAGCAGATTTTGGTATTGTTGTAGATCCAGATGTAGACCGTTTGGCATTTATTAGTAATGATGGTGAAATGTTTGGAGAAGAGTATACTTTAGTAGCTTGTGCAGATTATGTACTAAGTAAAACTAAAGGAAATACGGTGTCTAATTTATCTTCTTCTAGAGCACTAAGAGATATTACAGAAAAACACGGTGGTACGTATGAAGCTGCTGCAGTTGGTGAAGTAAACGTAGTTACTAAAATGAAAGCTAATAACGCAGTTATTGGTGGTGAAGGTAATGGAGGTATAATTTACCCAGAAAGTCATTATGGTAGAGACTCTTTAGTAGGTTCCGCTTTATTTTTAATGTTAATGGCCGAAAAAGGAGGTACAGTAGCAGAATTAAGAGCTAGTTACCCAAGTTATTTTATGAGCAAAAAGAAAATACAATTAACACCTGGTTTAGATGTTGATGGTATACTAGTTGCTATGGCAGAAAAATATAAAGATGAAGAAATATCTACTATTGACGGTGTTAAAATAGATTTTGCAGAAAATTGGGTACACTTACGTAAATCTAACACAGAGCCAATTATTAGAATATACACAGAAGCAAAGAGCCAGACTGAAGCTGATTTACTTGCAGATCGTGTAATTGGAGAAATAAAAGAAGTAGCAGGTTTGTAA
- a CDS encoding acyl carrier protein phosphodiesterase, with protein sequence MNFLAHIYLSFENDEITIGNFIADSIRGNKFKHLPKNIQKGITLHRHIDTFTDAHKTVRKSTKKLHENYGHYSGVIVDIFYDHFLAKNWSTYSNTPLAEFVDNFYDLLEDNYLILPENTKRMMPYMIADNWILSYASLTGISKVLDGMNRRTKNKSKMNFAIVDLKEHYEEFEKEFTSFFEELTTFAKQKYISLLEE encoded by the coding sequence ATGAATTTTTTGGCACATATTTACCTTTCTTTTGAAAACGATGAAATTACTATAGGAAATTTTATAGCCGATAGTATTAGAGGCAATAAGTTTAAACACTTGCCAAAAAACATACAAAAAGGAATTACACTGCATAGGCACATAGATACTTTTACAGATGCGCACAAGACTGTACGTAAAAGCACAAAAAAGCTACACGAGAATTACGGACATTACAGTGGTGTAATTGTAGATATTTTTTACGATCACTTTTTAGCTAAAAACTGGAGTACCTACTCTAACACACCTTTAGCTGAGTTTGTAGATAATTTTTATGACCTTTTAGAAGATAATTATCTGATATTACCAGAAAACACTAAGCGCATGATGCCTTATATGATTGCTGATAACTGGATACTTAGTTATGCTAGTTTAACAGGTATTTCTAAGGTTTTAGACGGAATGAATAGACGTACTAAAAACAAATCTAAAATGAATTTTGCCATTGTAGATTTAAAAGAGCATTATGAGGAGTTTGAGAAAGAGTTTACATCTTTTTTTGAAGAATTAACAACCTTTGCTAAACAAAAATATATTTCCTTATTGGAAGAATAA
- a CDS encoding DEAD/DEAH box helicase, translating to MESFSDFNLKKQLHYAIDDLGFTTPTPIQKEAFPVVMSGKDMIGIAQTGTGKTFAYMLPILQDLAFSKQKNPRVLILVPTRELVLQVVEQINSFAKYINVRVMGVYGGTNMNTQAQAVSQGSDIIVATPGRLYDLVLARALQLKSIKKLVIDEVDVMLDLGFRFQITNIFELMPSRRQNIMFSATMTDDVEVLINDFFINPEKVSIAVSGTPLDNISQTSYAVPNFYTKANLLVDLLKDKETYKKVLVFVANKRFADRLFKSLDEIFSDELCVIHSNKTQNYRIRSINQFDEGVNRILVTTDVMARGLDLDKISHVINFDTPTFPENYMHRIGRTGRAEEQGNSILFYTEKEEQYKDAIEELMDYNIPAIDIPETVEISKELIPEERPKILEHHNPINLNAEERGASFHEKKEKNQKVNKGGSYKFEIARKYKKPKTRGDKNYNKRNKKK from the coding sequence ATGGAATCTTTCTCTGACTTTAATCTTAAAAAACAATTGCATTATGCAATTGACGACTTAGGGTTTACAACTCCAACACCTATACAAAAAGAAGCTTTTCCGGTAGTTATGTCTGGTAAAGATATGATAGGTATTGCGCAAACAGGTACAGGGAAAACCTTTGCTTATATGTTGCCAATTTTACAAGATTTGGCTTTTTCTAAACAAAAAAATCCAAGAGTATTAATTCTAGTACCAACAAGAGAATTAGTTTTACAAGTTGTAGAACAAATAAACAGTTTTGCTAAGTACATAAATGTACGTGTAATGGGTGTTTATGGTGGTACAAATATGAATACACAAGCACAAGCAGTATCTCAAGGATCAGATATTATTGTGGCAACACCAGGCCGTTTATACGATCTTGTATTGGCTAGGGCATTGCAACTAAAATCTATTAAAAAATTAGTGATAGATGAAGTAGATGTAATGTTAGATTTAGGTTTCCGTTTTCAGATCACAAATATTTTTGAGTTGATGCCTAGTCGTAGACAAAACATTATGTTTTCTGCTACAATGACAGATGATGTAGAGGTGTTAATAAATGACTTTTTTATAAATCCAGAAAAGGTTTCTATTGCTGTTAGTGGTACTCCGTTAGATAATATATCACAAACTAGCTATGCAGTTCCTAACTTTTATACAAAAGCTAATTTATTGGTAGACTTGTTAAAGGATAAAGAAACGTATAAAAAAGTATTAGTCTTTGTTGCAAACAAACGTTTTGCAGACCGTTTATTTAAATCTTTAGATGAAATATTTTCTGATGAGTTGTGTGTAATACACTCTAATAAAACACAGAATTATAGAATACGATCTATAAACCAATTTGATGAAGGTGTTAATAGGATTCTTGTAACTACAGACGTAATGGCTCGTGGTTTAGATTTAGATAAAATATCTCACGTAATTAATTTTGATACACCTACTTTTCCTGAAAACTACATGCACCGTATTGGTAGAACAGGTAGAGCTGAAGAACAAGGAAATTCTATTTTATTTTACACAGAAAAGGAAGAGCAATATAAGGATGCTATTGAGGAATTAATGGATTATAATATTCCGGCCATAGATATTCCTGAAACAGTTGAGATATCTAAAGAATTAATACCAGAAGAACGACCAAAAATTTTAGAGCACCATAATCCTATTAATCTTAATGCGGAAGAAAGAGGTGCTAGTTTTCATGAGAAAAAAGAGAAAAACCAAAAGGTTAACAAAGGTGGTTCTTATAAGTTTGAAATAGCAAGAAAATATAAAAAGCCAAAAACTAGAGGGGATAAAAACTATAATAAACGTAATAAGAAGAAGTAA
- a CDS encoding cold-shock protein has protein sequence MARSQQTFGKKEKEKKRLKKREEKAKRKIERKANSKGGEFEDMIAYVDENGHLTDTPPDPTKKVKVDAESIVIGIPKKEEMEEEDPVRNGKVSFFDTSKGFGFIIDAENNEKYFVHVSGLIDEISENDKVSYELERGMKGMNAVRVKRI, from the coding sequence ATGGCGAGATCGCAACAGACATTCGGTAAAAAAGAAAAAGAAAAGAAACGTTTAAAAAAACGTGAAGAAAAAGCAAAGCGTAAAATAGAAAGAAAAGCAAACTCTAAAGGTGGAGAGTTTGAAGATATGATTGCGTATGTTGATGAAAATGGACACCTTACCGATACGCCTCCAGATCCAACTAAAAAAGTTAAAGTTGACGCAGAAAGTATTGTTATAGGTATTCCTAAGAAAGAAGAAATGGAAGAAGAAGATCCAGTAAGAAACGGTAAAGTTTCTTTCTTTGATACTTCTAAAGGTTTCGGCTTTATTATAGACGCAGAAAATAATGAAAAGTATTTTGTACACGTTAGTGGTTTAATAGATGAAATATCTGAAAATGATAAAGTAAGTTATGAACTAGAAAGAGGTATGAAAGGTATGAATGCTGTTCGTGTAAAAAGAATATAA
- a CDS encoding uracil-DNA glycosylase family protein, producing the protein MKKLLSEIKNCTVCSAKLPSGPRPIVSASPKSKIVIIGQAPGSVVHNTGIPWDDKSGENLRKWMGISTDDFYNKDKVAILPMGFCYPGKGKSGDLPPTKECAPLWHKQILDDIEDVSLTLLIGAYAQAYYLGNKKERTLTETVKNYHTYLPNYMVLPHPSPRNNIWQAKNKWFTTDVLPELKLQVKAILE; encoded by the coding sequence TTGAAAAAATTATTATCAGAAATAAAAAATTGTACAGTTTGTAGTGCAAAATTGCCTTCAGGGCCAAGGCCTATAGTAAGTGCTTCACCAAAAAGTAAAATAGTAATTATTGGTCAGGCTCCTGGTAGTGTAGTACATAATACAGGAATTCCTTGGGATGACAAAAGCGGAGAAAATTTAAGAAAATGGATGGGTATTTCTACCGATGATTTTTACAATAAAGACAAGGTAGCCATACTACCTATGGGTTTTTGTTATCCTGGAAAAGGAAAATCTGGAGATTTACCCCCAACAAAAGAATGTGCACCATTATGGCACAAACAAATTTTAGACGATATAGAAGATGTTAGTTTAACACTTTTAATAGGAGCCTATGCACAAGCTTATTATTTAGGTAATAAAAAAGAAAGAACACTTACAGAAACAGTTAAAAATTACCATACATATTTACCTAATTATATGGTATTACCGCATCCTTCACCCAGAAATAATATATGGCAAGCAAAAAATAAATGGTTTACTACAGATGTGTTACCAGAACTAAAATTGCAAGTAAAAGCAATACTAGAGTAA
- a CDS encoding RNA polymerase sigma factor, with the protein MSKEEQFVQLIQDHQGLIFKVTTVYTNNKIDQQDLYQDIVYQLWKSFDGFRNESKISTWMYRVALNTALTKLKKNTKRPKSIPIEKVVLQQTENYDCNYEEQLKLVYAQIQQLNVLEKALMLLLLEGKKYDEIAEIIGITASNVGTKISRIKQKLKNNILKQ; encoded by the coding sequence ATGAGCAAGGAAGAACAATTTGTACAGTTAATACAAGATCACCAAGGATTAATTTTTAAGGTAACAACAGTATACACAAATAATAAAATAGACCAGCAAGACTTATACCAGGATATTGTGTATCAACTTTGGAAGTCTTTTGATGGTTTTAGAAACGAATCTAAAATTAGTACTTGGATGTATAGAGTTGCTTTAAATACTGCGTTAACTAAACTTAAAAAGAATACTAAAAGACCTAAAAGTATACCTATAGAAAAGGTTGTATTGCAGCAAACAGAAAATTATGATTGTAATTATGAAGAACAACTAAAACTAGTTTATGCACAAATACAGCAACTAAATGTTTTAGAAAAAGCATTAATGTTGTTATTGTTAGAAGGAAAAAAATATGACGAAATAGCAGAAATTATTGGTATTACAGCAAGTAATGTAGGAACTAAAATTTCTAGAATTAAGCAAAAGTTAAAGAATAACATTTTAAAACAATAA
- a CDS encoding nucleotidyltransferase family protein yields MKIANLILAAGSSTRMQQTKQVLPYKDTTLLGNAIQQAESTALLDVYLVLGANADEIKKQINVKEEQVFNNHNWKKGLGSSIAHGIIELQKLDEEYNAVLISLADQPLIDSAYLTKMVSLFSTSVSTIVATNYGERVGVPAIFDSEYFAELRGLNEDFGAKEILIKHASEIVMVEPNGKEIDVDTQQDYNSIAH; encoded by the coding sequence ATGAAAATAGCAAATCTTATTTTAGCTGCAGGTTCATCAACCAGAATGCAACAGACTAAACAAGTATTGCCTTATAAGGATACAACACTTTTGGGCAATGCAATACAACAAGCAGAGAGCACAGCTCTGTTAGATGTTTATTTAGTTTTAGGAGCAAATGCAGATGAAATTAAAAAACAAATTAACGTTAAAGAAGAACAAGTTTTTAATAACCACAATTGGAAAAAAGGACTTGGGAGTTCTATTGCTCACGGAATTATTGAGCTGCAAAAATTAGACGAAGAATACAATGCAGTTTTAATATCGTTAGCAGATCAGCCACTAATAGACAGTGCTTACTTAACTAAAATGGTAAGTCTGTTTTCAACATCAGTTAGTACAATAGTAGCTACTAATTATGGAGAAAGAGTAGGAGTACCTGCAATTTTTGATTCTGAATATTTTGCAGAACTTAGAGGTTTAAATGAGGATTTTGGAGCTAAAGAAATTCTTATTAAACACGCAAGTGAAATAGTAATGGTAGAGCCAAACGGAAAAGAAATTGATGTAGATACACAGCAAGATTACAATAGTATAGCACATTAA
- a CDS encoding XdhC family protein: MFTVKDLCSLLYKQEDYFRMTHELKKIITAYTNAKQQNIKTVLATVVALKGSSYRRPGVRMLILNNGETVGAVSGGCVEKEVIRQASSVFKTGIAKVMTYDGRYRLGCEGILYILIEPFEPSVAFCTNFWNTIKSRNNFSITSYFEQKDVENIGFGSVFSFSDDKNPVFSQFTLNEELQTFKQELEPCFKLMVIGAEHDAVQLTSYAALTGWEVMVCVIPNEEKQLLDFPGAESLQATIPENLDVSKIDNQTAIVLMTHSYVKDLQYLLALKNTQPVYIGLLGPATRREKLLNEFLEHYPEVDEAFLDVVHGPAGLHIGAETPQEISISIVAEILTVIRKTKPIRLKDKIGKIHN, encoded by the coding sequence ATGTTTACAGTAAAGGATCTTTGCTCCCTTTTATACAAACAAGAAGATTATTTTAGAATGACGCACGAACTTAAAAAGATAATCACTGCTTATACCAATGCAAAACAGCAAAATATAAAAACTGTTTTAGCTACTGTTGTTGCTTTAAAAGGATCATCTTATAGGCGGCCTGGAGTACGTATGCTAATATTAAATAACGGAGAAACTGTTGGGGCTGTTAGTGGTGGTTGTGTAGAAAAAGAAGTTATTAGGCAAGCATCATCTGTATTTAAGACAGGTATAGCCAAAGTAATGACTTATGATGGACGTTATAGATTAGGTTGTGAAGGTATTTTATATATTTTAATAGAGCCTTTTGAGCCTAGTGTAGCATTTTGTACTAATTTTTGGAATACAATTAAAAGTAGAAATAACTTTAGTATCACATCTTATTTTGAGCAAAAAGATGTAGAAAACATTGGTTTTGGCTCTGTTTTTAGTTTTTCTGATGATAAAAACCCAGTTTTTAGTCAATTTACATTAAATGAAGAGTTACAAACATTTAAACAAGAATTAGAACCTTGTTTTAAATTAATGGTGATAGGTGCAGAACATGATGCTGTACAACTTACATCTTATGCAGCGCTTACAGGTTGGGAAGTAATGGTTTGTGTAATTCCAAATGAAGAAAAACAACTTTTAGATTTTCCTGGCGCAGAGAGTTTACAAGCTACTATACCAGAGAATTTAGATGTTTCTAAAATTGATAATCAAACAGCTATTGTTTTAATGACACATAGTTATGTAAAGGATTTACAATATTTACTAGCCTTAAAAAATACACAACCAGTATACATTGGTCTATTAGGCCCAGCAACAAGAAGAGAAAAATTATTAAATGAGTTTCTAGAACATTATCCTGAGGTAGATGAAGCATTTTTAGATGTAGTTCATGGTCCGGCTGGTTTACACATAGGAGCAGAAACGCCACAAGAGATTTCTATATCAATAGTAGCAGAAATATTAACAGTCATAAGAAAAACAAAGCCTATACGATTAAAAGATAAAATTGGAAAAATACACAACTAA
- a CDS encoding molybdopterin molybdotransferase MoeA — protein sequence MITFKEAYTKVLEHSVDYGVEQLPLKDAVGRVLAIDVSADRDFPPFNRSTKDGIALSYEAIEKGQNSFKIEAVIAAGNPTIELKETTSCVEIMTGAVVPNSTDVVVMYEDINIENGVAKLQKVPVQGQNIHIQGSDKLKGAIVLHKNTLITAAEIGVLSAVGEAQVSVKKLPKITTIATGNELVEVTEKPLANQIRKSNINSLYAALLNEQIIAKCLHLKDSKEDLKRELEIALQTNDVLLLSGGVSKGKFDFLPVVLEELGVEKVFHKVLQKPGKPFWFGVHKATNTVIFSFPGNPASTFANYHIYFKPWLQKSLGLTVANNYVILNEELYNKGSLTLFLRAKISFDNGKLLANRIVENGSGDLTSLANCDGFICVAPKQDVYSKGSLLPFIQTRRLF from the coding sequence ATGATTACATTTAAAGAAGCATATACTAAAGTTTTAGAACATAGTGTAGATTATGGAGTAGAACAGTTACCTTTAAAAGATGCTGTTGGTAGAGTTTTAGCTATTGATGTTAGTGCTGATAGAGATTTTCCGCCATTTAATAGGTCAACTAAGGATGGTATAGCATTGTCTTATGAGGCTATAGAAAAAGGTCAGAATTCTTTTAAAATTGAAGCTGTGATTGCTGCGGGTAATCCAACTATAGAATTAAAAGAGACAACTTCTTGTGTAGAAATTATGACAGGCGCAGTTGTACCAAATAGTACAGATGTTGTTGTAATGTATGAGGATATTAATATTGAGAATGGTGTTGCAAAATTGCAAAAAGTACCTGTACAAGGTCAAAATATACATATACAAGGCAGTGATAAACTTAAAGGTGCTATTGTATTACATAAAAATACATTAATTACAGCTGCAGAAATAGGAGTGCTATCTGCTGTTGGAGAGGCACAAGTATCAGTAAAAAAACTACCTAAAATAACTACTATTGCTACAGGTAATGAGCTGGTAGAAGTTACAGAAAAGCCGCTAGCAAATCAAATTCGTAAATCTAATATAAACTCGTTATACGCAGCATTATTAAACGAGCAAATTATAGCTAAATGTCTACATTTAAAAGATAGTAAAGAGGATCTTAAAAGGGAACTAGAAATTGCCTTGCAAACTAATGATGTTTTGCTTTTAAGTGGTGGTGTTAGTAAAGGTAAGTTTGATTTTTTGCCTGTTGTGCTAGAAGAATTGGGCGTAGAAAAAGTGTTTCATAAAGTATTACAGAAACCAGGGAAACCATTTTGGTTTGGTGTGCACAAAGCAACTAATACTGTTATTTTTTCGTTCCCAGGAAACCCAGCATCTACTTTTGCTAATTATCATATTTACTTTAAACCTTGGCTACAAAAAAGTTTAGGTTTAACTGTAGCTAACAATTATGTTATTTTAAATGAAGAACTTTATAATAAAGGTAGTTTAACCTTATTTTTACGAGCTAAGATTAGTTTTGATAACGGAAAATTACTGGCCAATAGAATAGTAGAGAATGGATCTGGAGATTTAACTAGTTTAGCCAACTGTGACGGATTTATATGTGTTGCTCCTAAACAAGATGTTTACAGTAAAGGATCTTTGCTCCCTTTTATACAAACAAGAAGATTATTTTAG